The DNA window GTTTTGTCCTCGAACGCGTCCTCCATACAGTTCTACAAGAGGAGAGGAGCTGCCGACCTGTCGGAGGAGGACGGCTGGCACCTGTACAGCTTCTCTCAGGACGCCCTGCAGcggatggcggagcgagactgaaCCTGGGGCCGGCACCATAAGGATTATCCAGATACTTAAGAGTCAGACATTAAGAAACGCACCCCCCTATCTGAAGCCAGGAACGGCGGCCGGGCGCAGGGGGTCGTCTGTAACTTGCACAAACAGGTCGCTTTGTTTCCATGAACTATACACGGACCTGGCAGAAGGTTCGGCCCAAGACAAATGGAACCTGGCAATAAAAAGACCCAACACGACGAGACGCTGCCGCGGTTTCTGGAGTCCTTCTTTATTATAACTACATCTCTCTGGAGATCAGCGGCAGCTATAATGTCTGCAGGTGGTATCATGCAGGGGCGTCCGCTGCTCCAGTGCCAGTCCCTCCAAGACCCCCTGCCAATGGCATCTACCACACTACCTGCCTTGTCTTGTCCGTGGCTGTGCTACACCCTGCCAATGATATGATCTATCCCGCTGGCTTGCCCCGCCTCCTGTCATTCATGTGATCTACCCCGCTGGCTAGCCCCGCCTCCTGTCATTCATGTGATCTACCCCGCTGGCTTACCCCATCCCCCGTCATACATGTGATCCATCCCGCTGGCTTGTTCCCCCCCGTCATACATGTGATCCATCCCGCTGGCTTGCTCCCCCCATCATTCATGTGGTCCATCCCGCTGTCTTGCTCCCCCCATCATACATGTGATCCATCCCGCTGTCTTGCTCCCCCCATCATTCGATCCATCCCGCTGGCTTGCTCCCCCCATTATTCATGTGATCCATCCCGCTGGCTTGCTCCCCCCATCATTCATGTGATCCATCCCGCTGGCTTGCTCCCCCCATCATACATGTGATCCATCCCGCTGGCTTTCTCCCCCCATCATTCGATCCATTCTGCTGGCTTGCTCCCTCCATCATTCAGGTGATCCATCCTGCTGGCTTGCTCCCCCCATCATTCATGTGATCCATCCCGCTGGCTTGCTCCCCCCATCATTCGATCCATCCTGCTGGCTTGCTCCCCCCCATCATTCGATCCATCCCGCTGGCTTGCTCCCCCCATCATTCATGTGATCCATCCCGCTGGCTTGATCCCCCCAACATTTATGTGATCCATCCCGCTGGCTTGCTCCCCCCATCATTCGATCCATCCTGCTGGCTTGCTCCCCCCATCATTCGATCCATCCTGCTGGCTTGCTCCCCCCATCATTCGATCCATCCCGCTGGCTTGCTCCCCCCATCATTCATGTGATCCATCCCGCTGGCTTGATCCCCCCAACATTTATGTGATCCATCCCGCTGGCTTGCTCCCCCCATCATTCGATCCATCCCACTGGCTTGCTCCCCCCATCATACATGTGATCCATCCCGCTGGCTTGCGCCCCCCATCATTCATGTGATCCATCCTGCTGGCTTGCTCCCCCTATCATTCATGTGATCTATCCCGCTGGCTTGCTCCCCCCATCATTCGATCCATCCCGCTGGCTTGCTCCCCCCATCATTCATGTGATCCATCCCGCTGGCTTGTTTCCCCCGTCATTTATGTGATCCATCCCGCTGGCTTGCTCCCCCCATCATTCATGTGATCCATCCCTCTGGCTTGCTCCCCCCATCATTCATGTGGTCCATCCCGCTGTCTTGCTCCCCCCCATCATTCATGTGATCCATCCCGCTGGCTTGCTCCCCCCATCATTCATGTGGTCCATCCCGCTGTCTTGCTCCCCCCCATCATTCATGTGGTCCATCCCGCTGGCTTGCTCCCCCCATCATTCATGTGGTCCATCCCGCTGTCTTGCTCCCCCCCATCATTCATGTGGTCCATCCCGCTGTCTTGCTCCCCCCATCATTCATGTGATCCATCCCGCTGTCTTGCTCCCCCCCATCATTCATGTGATCCATCCCGCTGGCTTGTTCGCCCCATCATTCATGTGGTCCATCCCGCTGTCTTGCTCCCCCCCATCATTCATGTGGTCCATCCCGCTGTCTTGCTCCCCCCCATCATTCATGTGGTCCATCCCGCTGTCTTGCTCCCCCCCATCATTCATGTGGTCCATCCCGCTGTCTTGCTCCCCCCATCATTCATGTGGTCCATCCCGCTGTCTTGCTCCCCCCATCATTCATGTGGTCCATCCCGCTGTCTTGCTCCCCCCCATCATTCATGTGGTCCATCCCGCTGTCTTGCTCCCCCCCATCATTCATGTGGTCCATCCCGCTGTCTTGCTCCCCCCATCATTCATGTGGTCCATCCCGCTGTCTTGCTCCCCCCATCATTCATGTGGTCCATCCCGCTGTCTTGCTCCCCCCATCATTCATGTGGTCCATCCCGCTGTCTTGCTCCCCCCATCATTCATGTGGTCCATCCCGCTGTCTTGCTCCCCCCCATCATCATGTGGTCCATCCCGCTGTCTTGCTCCCCCCATCATTCATGTGATCCATCCCGCTGTCTTGCTCCCCCCATCATTCGATCCATCCCGCTGGCTTGCTCCCCCCATCATTCATGTGGTCCATCCCGCTGTCTTTCTCCCCCCCATCATTCATGTGATCCATCCTGCTGGCTTGCTCCCCCCCATCATTCATGTGATCCATCCCGCTGTCTTGCTCCCCCCCATCATTCATGTGGTCCATCCCGCTGTCTTGCTCCCCCCATCATTCATGTGGTCCATCCCGCTGGCTTGCTCCCCCCATCATTCATGTGGTCCATCCCGCTGTCTTGCTCCCCCCATCATACATGTGATCCATCCCGCTGTCTTGCTCCCCCCATCACTCATGTGATCCATCCCGCTGGCTTGCTCCCCCATCATACATGTGATCCATCCCGCTGGCTTGCTCCCTCCATCATTCGATCCATCCCGCTGGCTTGCCCCGCCCTCTGTCATTCATGTGATCCATCCCGCTGTCTTGCTCCCCCCATCATTCATGTGATCCATCCCGCTGTCTTGCTCCCCCCATCATTCATGTGATCCATCCCGCTGGCTTGCTCCCCCCATCACTCATGTGATCCATCCCGCTGGCTTGCTCCCCCATCATACATGTGATCCATCCCGCTGGCTTGCTCCCCCCATCATTCGATCCATCCCGCTGTCTTGCTCCCCCCATCATTCATGTGATCCATCCCGCTGGCTTGCTCCCCCCATCATTCATGTGATCCATCCTGCTGACTTGCTCCCCCACCATACATGTGATCCATCCCGCTGGCTTGCTCCCCCCATCATTCGATCCATCCCGCTGGCTTGCTCCCCCCATCACTCATGTGATCCATCCCGCTGGCTTGCTCCCCCATCATACATGTGATCCATCCCGCTGGCTTGCTCCCCCCATCATTCGATCCATCCCGCTGTCTTGCTCCCCCCATCATTCATGTGATCCATCCCGCTGGCTTGCTCCCCCCCATCATTCATGTGATCCATCCTGCTGGCTTGCTCCCCCATCATACATGTGATCCATCCCGCTGGCTTGCTCCCCCCATCATTCGATCCATCCCGCTGTCTTGCTCCCCCCATCATTCATGTGATCCATCCCGCTGGCTTGCTCCCCCCATCATTCATGTGATCCTTCCCCCTGGCTTGCTCCCCCATCATACATGTGATCCATCCCGCTGGCTTGCTCCCTCCATCATTCAATCCATCCCGCTGTCTTGCTCCCCCCATCATTCATGTGATCCATCCCGCTGGCTTGCTCCCCCATCATACATGTGATCCATCCCGCTGGCTTGCTCCCCCCATCATTCGATCCATCCCGCTGTCTTGCTCCCCCCATCATTCATGTGATCCATCCCGCTGGCTTGCTCCCCCCCATCATTCATGTGATCCATCCTGCTGGCTTGCTCCCCCATCATAGATGTGATCCATCCCGCTGGCTTGCTCCCCCCATCATTCGATCCATCCCGCTGGCTTGCTCCCCCATCATACATGTGATCCATCCCGCTGGCTTGCTCCCTCCATCATTCGATCCATCCCGCTGGCTTGCTCCCCCATCATACATGTGATCCATCCCGCTGGCTTGCTCCCCCCATCATTCGATCCATCCCGCTGTCTTGCTCCCCCCATCATTCATGTGATCCATCCCGCTGGCTTGCTCCCTCCATCATTCGATCCATCCCGCTGGCTTGCCCCGCCCTCTGTCATTCATGTGATCCATCCCGCTGTCTTGCTCCCCCCATCATTCATGTGACTTTCCCTGCCCGATACAGAACGCTGTCAGTGACAGTCTGAATAATGGCTGCCGCACTCACCATTGAGGTACAGAGGCAATGTGTGTGATGCCCGGACCCGCCTTCATTATTCGGATGGACCATAGTGACAGAATAATAACCGCACACAGGACCGCAGCCTTATGCGGATTAATAAAGCCGTTTCCACCTTAGACCTTCCCAGTATGACCAGTGATGAACAGGATCGGACCCCATCGTGTGCGGGACACATCTCCCATTTATTTTAGCAAATGTGACAAAGTGAGGCACCTGagtctgaagggttaataaagttCATAGAATCGGCGGAGACGCCTCAGACCGGAGCTGGGGGGACGTCCGGGTCAGGTTCTGGTGCTGTACAGGTCCACGTCCTCCGGGTTGGACTGTCCGTGGTCCACAAGTTCTGGCGGAGGCTGAAACTTCACGTCCTTTGGCTGCTCTGTAATAAATAGAAGCATCCGGGGGTCACTCCGGGGGGGACTGGGGGTCATTCATTCATCGGGTGCATGTAACAACAAAACTGCTTTCTGTGtaactgaaggtttttttttattttttgggggcggtgaagggggggggggggggtttcctgTAAATTCAGCTTATTGTAGGGTTGAAACTTTTTAACAGCCCATGGCCCGATCCATGATGtgcagggctttttttttttaatttaccttttttttttttggtcttttatCAATTATAATCTATTTAAAATGACACCGATAGTTTATGAATTTTGTGCAAATTAAAATACTCTTCACTTTTTTGCCTttagctttattttttttaaatctcccTCAGGCGCTTACACCAACCCTTCAGTATGTTATTTATCCTCCAGAGCAGAACTCAGCATTCTGCAGAATAAACATACTGTATTATGGTGTCTAAGGGGAAGACGCTAAGCAATAAAACCGCATGATGTTACTTTCCAAGCCCCAGTAATGGAGACCAGTCACTACGAGCTGCAGCACAATCCTCAGACCCTGCACAGAGCTATTATGGATGTGTCCTCCTGCAATGCTGCATCTGCACCGTCTGATCGCACTGGAAACGCTCagctatatatacacagaatatcaTCATTATTATTGCTACATGTGGTGACGATAACAAAGGTTATAATCTCGGCATGACCGGTGTGATCACTTCAGGTAGCAGTGTGTCGCTGACGGGTTGTGTGATGGTGACAGGAGCTGATAATCGGTTTCTTTACCTGTGGGGACGTTGCTGGAGCCGGGTTCTGCTCGCTCTGCAGATAAGCTGCTGGGTTCCTGCTGCGCCTGTACATGGTGCTCTGCGGGTGGCTCCGCTGCTGTGGCACCGCTGTCCTCTTCTCTCGCGGCCTCCTGTCAGGAATGAGAGCAACAATCAGATCAGTCCAGGCCGAGCAACGCCGAATAACTGCAGATGGGAAACTCCGCGCCACGTCCTCCATCACTGTCAGAAAAAGCCACAAATCAGCACCACAGCTAATCCTATACAACGAGCTGCAAAAGCCTAAGCCCAGAGTAacccacactcacactcacactcacagggGCGGAcagatttggtgacttttttattcTTTACTTATTTTGAGCTAAAAATTAATTTTTCAGTTTTGCTTTCATTAAAACTTTAGCAGTTTGTTTTTTATAGTCCCTTTGTTTCCCCGCACATTCAACTTCAATGTGGTTAAAGGCAATAAATCAGATAAGAGGAGCTGAGAATAAAGCAGAAAAATGCATCACCaaaagtaatgagcgggcactaccatgctcgggtgctcagtactggtaactagtgatgagcgggcactaccatgctcgggtgctcagtactggtaactagtgatgagcgggcactaccatgcttgggtgctctgtactggtaactagtgatgagcgagcactaccatgctcgggtgctcagtactggtaactagtgatgagcgggcactaccatgctcgggtgctcagtactggtaactagtgatgagcgggcactaccatgctcgggtgctctgtactggtaactagtgatgagcgggcactaccatgctcgagtgctcagtactggtaactagtgatgagcgggcactaccatgctcgggtgctcagtactcgtaactagtgatgagcgggcactgccatgctcgggtgctcagtactcgtaactagtgatgagcgggcactaccatgctcaggtgctcagtactggtaactagtgatgagtgggcactaccatgctcaggtgcttagtactggtaactagtgatgagcaggcactaccatgctcgagtgctcagtactggtaactagtgatgagcgggcactaccatgctcgggtgctcagtactcgtaactagtgatgagcgggcactgccatgctcgggtgctcagtactcgtaactagtgatgagcgggcactaccatgctcaggtgctcagtactggtaactagtgatcagcgggcactaccatgctcgggtgctcagtactggtaactagtgatgagcgggcactaccatgctcaggtgctcagtactggtaactagtgatgagcgggcactaccatgctcaggtgctcagtactggtaactagtgatgagcgggcactaccatgctcgggtgctcagtactcgtaactagtgatgagcgggcactaccatgctcgagtgctcagtactggtaactagtgatgagcgggcactaccatgctcgggtgctcagtactcgtaactagtgatgagcgggcactaccatgctcgtctgcatggtagtgcccactcatcactagttaccaactcTCCAGTCAAAGTGAGCTGAATGATGGATTCTCAGCGCCATTTGGCAGACAGTAATAAACAGTACAATACATAGCCTATAGACGCCAGGTGGTGCAACACTTTTTAATAAAATCCACTTTCAAATAAGGTTTTGAGTCTTAAATAAATGCATTTCATAAAAACTAAGTCCCCTATCAGCGGAGCGCCCCTTTATTGCTCCATTCTCCGTCTCCATTCACCTTCGCGTCCTCTGATTGGACCGGGGTAGCCGCTTCGTTCTTCGGTTCTGTTTTCCACAAGGCGCTCACGGCTTGGTACGTCCGGTGACCCGCGCTGTATATCTTCTTACCAGTTACCTATGGAATCAGAAGATCCGAGTGTCAGCCAGAAACGCCCCTGCATCTGCTGCAATAGATGCTccaattcactgacagcaagcagagatgtacaATATGCTGACTCCTCATGTTTCCATCCCCGCCCCGCCCCCTTTCTGGACTCTCAGCGGAGGTGATAAGATCTTTACCTTGGCAAATATAACAGCGTGTGCGGGATAACAGACGGACGCGCCCAGTGCGGCCAGCCCCGCCGGGTACACCAGCCTCTTCAGCCTGGAGCCTAGAAAACGAGGAGCGGAGGATGACATCGGGCACAAAGGACAATTATCTTTATATCCACGATACTTTGTATCTTTAATGACCCGTATCAAGGACACTGTGTAGCGCGTTTACAGGATTAACACTTTATTGTCTGGTTCTGTGTGCGTATAGTGCGCAACCCCATATAATGAATATTGGGGGAGCAGGAGGCCCATTCATTACATGGACAAAATCCCCGGGCTCCGGGTCATACACTGAGAAATTCTGAGTGATGACACCATGTCCACagcacatgaccgctgcagccaatcactgcttcCGCCAGTTTTATGCTGTGCTCATTGATTGGCTGAGCGGGCGCATGCTGTAGACGTGATGTCATCACCGCAGCCGTGTCAGCACAGATCAGCGGAGAGCAGGGGCAGGACATCAATATGGATGAAGTGTAAAagaggaaaatccctttaaggcctCGTTTGGTCGCCATTACATGCGCTCCTGACATACAGTCAACTACTGAGTATTTGAGAAAGCCGGGGGGACACCCGTGTCGCTGCCACCACCCCCATCACTGATTTACCCACAGGGGGTGAAAGGTTGAATGATTCCCCATTTTTTGGCCCCAATACTCCCTCCACTCCAGTGCACCCCGGTCATCCACAGGCGCTCGTCCACAGGCGCTCGTCCACAGGCGCTCGTCCACAGACGCTCAGCCACAGGCGCTCGTCCACAGGCGCTCAGCCACAGGCGCTCACAGGCGCTCGTCCACAGGCGCTCGTCCACAGGCGCTCGTCCACAGGCGCTCAGCCACAGACGCTCAGCCACAGACGCTCAGCCACAGGCGCTCGTCCACAGGCGCTCAGCCACAGGCGCTCACAGGCGCTCGTCCACAGGCGCTCGGCCACAGGCGCTCGGCCACAGGCGCTCGTCCACAGGCGCTCAGCCACAGACGCTCAGCCACAGACGCTCAGCCACAGGCGCTCGTCCACAGGCGCTCAGCCACAGGCGCTCACAGGCGCTCGTCCACAGGCGCTCGGCCACAGGCGCTCGGCCACAGGCGCTCGGCCACAGGCGCTCGGCCACAGGCGCTCGGCCACAGGCGCTCGTCCACAGGCGCTCAGCCACAGTCTTCTATATTGCGTCTATAGGAAGAAGTGGCATTGTAAAGCAGGAACTCACCTTTCCTGGCTAAAACCAATCCGGCCAGTCCACTGACGGAGATGATCCCCACCCGGGGCAGAAACTCGGGGGGCGGATTCTTCAGGTAAACGTAACTATCTGGAAAAGGGAGAAATGGAAATGTCGGGTCATTGTGTCTCCTCATCTACAGATCAAAGCTCAGATATTGGTGACTGGTGGGATCCAGCACCGGCTCCGCTCTGCTGTGTGCTGGTCCCAGTACATGGAGCAGAGCAGCGCAGCTACATACACTGCACAGCGTCCATTTTTGGTACTGCAGATCCTATTCACTTTAATAGGAGCCATGCTGCagaactgagaatggccactacagtgtatggagctgtgaggagctgcagtgctGATAACGGGTGCTA is part of the Anomaloglossus baeobatrachus isolate aAnoBae1 chromosome 9, aAnoBae1.hap1, whole genome shotgun sequence genome and encodes:
- the APOOL gene encoding MICOS complex subunit MIC27; this translates as MVSKMMKVAAVPAGLVVSSYGLYALSDREAKGNRLNPQQLSVYAIPPQESRFIEAPPGRVQCVFSAVRKTVWPAVTWTENAVTSARNGVEETIQFGKDSYVYLKNPPPEFLPRVGIISVSGLAGLVLARKGSRLKRLVYPAGLAALGASVCYPAHAVIFAKVTGKKIYSAGHRTYQAVSALWKTEPKNEAATPVQSEDAKEAAREEDSGATAAEPPAEHHVQAQQEPSSLSAERAEPGSSNVPTEQPKDVKFQPPPELVDHGQSNPEDVDLYSTRT